One Prevotella intermedia ATCC 25611 = DSM 20706 DNA window includes the following coding sequences:
- a CDS encoding FtsX-like permease family protein yields the protein MSFPFYIARRYLFSKKSTHAINVISLISVIGVAVATMALVVVLSGFNGFSDLVASFFTNFDPQIKVEAAKGKAIAADDPTLEKIKSLPSIEVATECVTDQALATYQGRQMMVMVKGVADNFDSLTHISDILFGEGEFKLHVANLDYGVLGIGVAQQLNTGVEWNNYLHIYAPQRKGQYDASNPTNAFVADSLLSPKTVFQVKQGKYDNNYIVTSLAFTRRIFNRQGEITSLEIRLKAGEDVDKVKNEIEEIGGDKFVVKDRYEQQADTFNIMRIEKLFAYVFLTFILMVACFNIIGSLSMLMIDKKDDVQTLRNLGATDKQINQVFLFEGRMISAAGAIIGIAIGLLLCWLQQTYGLVKLGDQAGNFVVNAYPISVHPWDIVGIFATVIIVGWLAVWYPVRYMSKQFTK from the coding sequence ATGAGCTTTCCCTTTTACATCGCCCGACGCTATCTTTTTTCTAAGAAAAGCACCCACGCCATCAATGTCATCAGTCTGATTTCAGTGATTGGCGTAGCCGTTGCTACTATGGCGTTGGTAGTGGTATTGAGTGGATTCAACGGGTTTTCCGACCTCGTGGCATCGTTCTTTACCAACTTCGACCCACAGATAAAGGTGGAAGCGGCAAAGGGAAAGGCGATAGCAGCAGACGACCCTACACTGGAAAAAATAAAGTCGTTGCCAAGCATAGAGGTTGCCACGGAGTGTGTAACCGACCAAGCATTGGCTACCTACCAAGGCAGACAGATGATGGTAATGGTGAAAGGCGTAGCCGACAACTTCGATTCGCTCACCCACATCAGCGACATTCTTTTCGGAGAGGGAGAGTTTAAACTGCATGTAGCCAACTTAGACTACGGCGTTCTCGGCATTGGCGTGGCGCAACAGCTGAACACTGGCGTGGAATGGAACAACTATTTGCACATCTACGCGCCACAACGCAAAGGTCAATACGATGCATCGAACCCTACAAACGCCTTCGTAGCAGACTCGTTACTGTCGCCGAAGACAGTCTTCCAAGTGAAACAGGGAAAGTACGACAACAATTACATCGTTACTTCGTTGGCTTTTACACGCAGAATATTCAATCGTCAGGGCGAGATAACTTCGCTCGAAATACGCCTTAAAGCAGGCGAAGACGTTGATAAGGTGAAGAACGAAATAGAAGAAATTGGCGGCGACAAGTTCGTTGTGAAAGACAGATACGAGCAACAAGCCGACACGTTCAACATTATGCGCATCGAAAAGCTCTTCGCATACGTCTTCCTTACCTTCATTCTTATGGTGGCGTGCTTCAATATCATAGGTTCGCTCTCGATGTTGATGATTGACAAGAAGGACGACGTGCAGACTTTGCGCAACCTCGGGGCTACCGACAAGCAAATAAATCAAGTGTTTCTGTTTGAGGGACGTATGATTTCGGCTGCAGGAGCCATCATCGGCATTGCCATCGGACTGCTGCTTTGCTGGCTGCAACAGACTTACGGATTGGTGAAATTGGGCGACCAAGCAGGCAACTTTGTAGTGAATGCCTACCCCATCAGCGTGCACCCGTGGGACATTGTCGGCATTTTCGCTACCGTCATCATCGTTGGTTGGCTTGCTGTATGGTATCCTGTACGCTATATGAGCAAACAGTTTACAAAGTAA
- the rbfA gene encoding 30S ribosome-binding factor RbfA: MQETRQNRIARLLQKELASIFQSQTRAMHGVLVSVTRAKVSPDLGVCTAYLSIFPSDKAEELLKNINANEKTIRYDLGQRVHNQLRIIPELRFFLDDSLDYIERIDELLKK, translated from the coding sequence ATGCAAGAAACAAGACAAAACCGCATAGCCCGACTCCTACAAAAAGAGTTGGCAAGCATATTTCAAAGTCAGACACGCGCAATGCATGGCGTGTTGGTCAGCGTAACACGTGCAAAGGTAAGTCCCGACTTGGGCGTCTGCACGGCGTATCTAAGCATATTCCCTTCCGACAAGGCAGAAGAGCTGTTGAAGAACATCAACGCAAACGAAAAGACGATACGCTACGACCTTGGGCAGCGTGTCCACAATCAGTTGCGCATCATTCCTGAACTAAGATTTTTCCTTGACGACTCGTTAGACTATATCGAGCGCATTGATGAATTATTGAAAAAGTAA
- a CDS encoding AAA family ATPase → MQKYADYIEEIEIDSLWAGLKHIRWTLDRKVNILSGINGVGKSTILNKVIKGLSQGGEFPSHMMKGVHIKVSPRDANWIRYDIIRSFDRPLLNIESINKVDLNLTTELDWQLFQLQRKYLDYQVNVGNRIIEALQSGNGEAAAKAQTYSAPKRLFQDIIDELFVETGKKIVRSENEIRFSQVGETLFPYQLSSGEKQILAILLTVLVQDGLPYVLFMDEPEVSMHVDWQKKLIALILSLNPNVQIILSTHSPAVIMDGWIDKVTEVSEITIG, encoded by the coding sequence ATGCAGAAATATGCCGATTATATTGAAGAGATTGAAATAGATTCGCTGTGGGCAGGCTTGAAGCACATACGCTGGACACTCGACCGAAAGGTGAATATTCTGAGTGGTATCAACGGTGTGGGCAAGAGCACCATATTGAACAAGGTGATAAAAGGGCTTTCGCAAGGGGGCGAATTTCCAAGCCATATGATGAAGGGCGTGCATATAAAGGTGTCGCCGAGAGATGCAAATTGGATAAGGTACGATATCATACGTTCGTTCGACCGCCCACTGCTGAACATCGAAAGCATAAACAAGGTAGACCTGAACCTTACCACCGAGCTTGACTGGCAGCTGTTCCAATTGCAGAGAAAGTATCTCGACTATCAGGTAAATGTGGGCAATAGGATTATAGAGGCATTGCAAAGTGGCAATGGCGAGGCTGCTGCAAAGGCGCAGACCTACTCTGCACCGAAGAGATTGTTTCAAGACATAATCGACGAATTGTTTGTAGAAACGGGCAAGAAGATTGTGCGTTCGGAAAACGAGATACGCTTTTCGCAGGTTGGCGAAACGTTGTTCCCCTACCAGCTGTCGAGTGGCGAAAAGCAGATATTGGCGATTTTGCTCACCGTCTTGGTGCAGGACGGGCTGCCTTACGTCTTGTTCATGGACGAACCGGAGGTGAGCATGCACGTAGATTGGCAAAAGAAGCTCATCGCACTGATATTGAGTTTGAACCCGAATGTGCAAATCATACTCAGCACCCACAGCCCGGCGGTTATCATGGACGGTTGGATTGACAAGGTAACCGAAGTCAGCGAGATTACGATAGGATAG
- a CDS encoding DUF4435 domain-containing protein, whose amino-acid sequence MGKRLKDNLSSAYFDAANYLNGRNARKRIVAYVESYDDIFFWRTALSSFENKHRYFEVMLPSRHTLTKGKRSVLMNLISENVGESMIACVDADYDYLLQGSTSMSRAVNHSPYVFHTYAYAIENLQCYAASLHDVSVAVTLNDRAIFDFEEYLRLYSEAIFPLFVWSVWFYRKGIYGKFTITDFNHIIEMGNFSFQTAYANIEKLRRKVARKIRQFQHEYPDAKATYLAVKEDIKRLGVTAQTTYLYIQGHHLFDNVVVPALKRVCDKLIRDHEQEIYRNARHIVQQRNELSNYNHSIEEIVPMLRRNVGYTNSKPYLRLKADLRDFLDGNSEE is encoded by the coding sequence ATGGGAAAACGGCTTAAGGATAATTTATCGTCGGCTTACTTTGATGCGGCCAACTACCTGAATGGCCGCAATGCGCGAAAGCGGATAGTGGCGTATGTGGAGTCGTACGACGATATATTCTTTTGGCGCACGGCACTTAGCAGTTTCGAGAACAAGCACCGTTATTTTGAAGTAATGCTTCCTTCGCGCCACACGCTGACGAAGGGAAAACGCTCGGTGCTGATGAATTTGATTTCGGAAAATGTCGGCGAAAGTATGATAGCCTGTGTAGATGCCGACTACGACTATCTCCTGCAAGGTTCCACGTCGATGTCGCGCGCCGTAAACCATAGTCCTTACGTGTTTCATACCTATGCATACGCCATCGAAAACCTGCAGTGCTATGCCGCTAGCCTGCACGATGTGAGCGTTGCTGTTACGCTGAACGACCGTGCCATCTTCGATTTTGAAGAGTATCTGCGTCTTTACAGCGAGGCTATTTTCCCGTTGTTCGTGTGGAGCGTATGGTTTTACAGGAAAGGAATTTATGGAAAGTTCACCATTACCGATTTCAACCATATCATAGAAATGGGCAACTTCAGCTTTCAGACGGCTTATGCGAACATAGAGAAGTTGCGCCGAAAGGTGGCAAGGAAGATACGGCAGTTCCAGCACGAATATCCCGATGCCAAGGCTACCTACTTGGCTGTGAAAGAGGATATAAAGCGATTGGGTGTAACGGCACAAACCACTTATTTGTATATACAGGGGCATCATTTGTTCGACAATGTGGTGGTGCCCGCTCTGAAAAGAGTGTGCGACAAGCTTATACGCGACCATGAACAGGAGATTTATCGCAATGCGCGACACATTGTGCAACAGAGAAACGAACTTTCAAACTACAATCACAGCATAGAAGAAATTGTACCAATGCTGCGGCGCAACGTGGGCTATACCAACAGTAAACCTTATTTGCGTTTGAAAGCCGATTTAAGAGATTTCTTAGACGGAAACAGCGAGGAGTAA
- a CDS encoding TrkH family potassium uptake protein yields the protein MLNLKTISKILGALLGIEALLMSLCLFVSLWYKDNDIVAFLWAILITVMAGAVFRLMGRHANNTIGRRDAYFVVAVAWVIFSLFGTLPFLISGDIPDFTNAFFETMSGFTTTGATIVDYPEHLPKGLLFWRSLTQWIGGLGIVFFTIAILPSLVGGSLKVFAAESTGPIKSKLHPRLSTGAKWIWIVYFVLTVACILSYKVCGMNWFDAFNYAMTSTATGGFGTESGSIATFHSPAEEYVCTIFCFLSGVNFTLLYTSVAGFKFKQLFRNSEFKFYTTMIAAFTVFIMLELIFQCNYEVEHAFRSSVFQVVSFITTTGLYSDDAAKWPHVTWVVLAACMFFGGSSGSTSGGIKSIRGVMLLKVVKNEFRQILHPNAVLPMKIDGYNVQMSKRVTLLGFIGLYLFLAVICAFTMIAAGIDSTNSMTITLSCLGNVGPTLGLEIGPTMSWNELPDFAKWISSFLMLVGRLELFSVLVLFTPSFWKEN from the coding sequence ATGCTCAATCTAAAAACTATATCGAAAATCTTAGGTGCGCTTTTAGGAATAGAAGCCTTACTGATGTCGCTTTGCCTATTCGTTTCGCTGTGGTACAAGGACAACGATATTGTGGCTTTCCTATGGGCTATCCTTATCACCGTGATGGCAGGAGCCGTCTTCCGCTTGATGGGCAGACACGCCAACAACACCATTGGTCGCCGAGACGCCTACTTCGTGGTGGCAGTAGCGTGGGTTATATTCTCGCTTTTCGGCACGCTGCCTTTCCTAATCAGTGGCGACATTCCAGATTTCACCAATGCTTTCTTTGAAACGATGTCGGGTTTCACCACCACTGGAGCCACCATCGTGGACTATCCCGAGCATTTACCGAAGGGATTGCTGTTCTGGCGTTCGCTGACGCAGTGGATTGGCGGTCTTGGAATTGTGTTCTTCACCATCGCCATACTTCCTTCGCTCGTCGGCGGTTCGCTCAAGGTGTTTGCAGCAGAGTCTACCGGACCGATTAAGAGCAAGCTCCACCCTCGCCTCAGCACAGGTGCCAAGTGGATATGGATAGTTTACTTCGTACTCACCGTGGCATGTATATTGAGCTACAAGGTGTGCGGCATGAACTGGTTCGACGCCTTCAACTATGCCATGACAAGCACTGCAACGGGTGGCTTCGGTACGGAAAGCGGCTCGATTGCCACGTTCCATTCGCCTGCCGAAGAGTATGTCTGCACCATCTTCTGTTTCTTATCGGGTGTGAACTTCACTTTGCTCTACACATCTGTGGCAGGCTTCAAGTTCAAGCAACTGTTCAGGAACAGCGAGTTCAAGTTCTACACGACGATGATTGCGGCTTTCACGGTCTTCATCATGCTGGAACTCATTTTCCAATGCAACTACGAAGTGGAGCATGCCTTTCGCAGCTCTGTTTTCCAAGTGGTTTCGTTCATCACCACCACAGGACTTTACAGCGACGATGCTGCCAAATGGCCTCATGTAACGTGGGTGGTGCTGGCAGCCTGCATGTTCTTTGGCGGTTCGTCGGGGTCTACAAGCGGTGGAATCAAGAGCATTCGCGGCGTGATGTTGCTGAAGGTTGTGAAGAACGAATTTCGCCAAATACTCCACCCGAATGCTGTCTTGCCGATGAAAATAGACGGCTACAATGTTCAAATGTCCAAGCGTGTAACCCTATTGGGGTTCATCGGCTTGTACCTTTTCCTTGCCGTTATCTGTGCCTTTACGATGATTGCGGCAGGCATCGACTCCACCAATTCGATGACGATAACGCTAAGCTGCCTTGGCAACGTGGGACCTACGTTAGGTTTAGAGATTGGCCCAACGATGTCGTGGAACGAACTGCCCGACTTTGCCAAATGGATTAGCTCGTTCCTGATGCTTGTCGGACGTCTCGAACTCTTCTCGGTTTTGGTGCTTTTCACCCCTTCTTTCTGGAAAGAAAATTAG
- the trkA gene encoding Trk system potassium transporter TrkA produces MKIIIAGAYAIGTYLAQFLSRNKYDIILIDEQEENLNKIGQNYDLLTLQGKPTSIKVLQEAGVKHADLFIAVDLKETINITACTMAHNLGAKKTVAKIDNPEYMEPKNQELFKQLGIDSLIYPELLAAKDIINGLKMSWVRQRWDVQGGALVMLGIKLRKTCEILDKPLRDISGPNDPYHVVAIKRRNETIIPDGNETLKQEDLAYFMTTKEYIPYIRKLTGKEHYVDVKNVMIMGGGRTAVRSVKIMPEYMDVKVIERSIDRCEYLNEMFDESQLVINGDGRDTDLLIEEGIRHTQAFVALTPNAETNILACLAVKSLGVKKTIAAVENFDYVDMAANLDIGTIINKKAIAAGYIYQMLLDANVDNVRFLMSVDADVAEFIPVQGSKITQKPIKDMNLPSGMTIGGLVRHEEGMLVSGNTQIEAGDIVVVFCYNTNMKKVEQLFN; encoded by the coding sequence ATGAAGATAATTATAGCAGGAGCATACGCCATTGGAACTTATTTGGCACAGTTTCTTTCTCGCAACAAGTACGACATTATACTTATTGACGAGCAAGAAGAGAACTTGAACAAGATTGGTCAGAACTACGACCTTCTTACATTGCAAGGGAAGCCGACAAGCATAAAAGTGCTGCAGGAAGCAGGTGTAAAGCATGCCGACCTCTTTATTGCGGTAGACCTCAAAGAGACCATCAACATAACAGCCTGCACCATGGCGCACAATCTTGGCGCAAAAAAGACCGTGGCTAAGATTGACAACCCCGAATACATGGAGCCTAAGAACCAAGAGCTTTTCAAGCAATTGGGCATTGACAGTCTCATCTACCCCGAACTCTTGGCGGCAAAAGACATAATAAACGGACTGAAAATGTCGTGGGTTCGCCAACGCTGGGACGTTCAAGGCGGTGCATTGGTTATGCTGGGCATAAAGCTCCGCAAGACTTGCGAGATATTAGACAAGCCGCTCAGGGACATAAGCGGCCCCAACGACCCTTACCACGTTGTAGCCATCAAGCGCAGGAACGAAACTATCATTCCCGATGGTAACGAGACGCTGAAACAGGAAGACCTCGCCTACTTCATGACGACTAAGGAATACATACCTTACATACGCAAGCTCACGGGCAAAGAACATTATGTCGATGTGAAAAACGTAATGATTATGGGCGGTGGACGCACGGCTGTCCGTTCGGTAAAGATAATGCCCGAATACATGGACGTAAAGGTTATAGAAAGAAGCATCGACCGTTGCGAATACCTGAACGAAATGTTCGACGAGTCGCAGCTTGTCATCAATGGCGACGGACGCGACACCGACTTGCTCATAGAAGAGGGTATCCGCCACACGCAAGCCTTTGTTGCGCTTACGCCGAATGCCGAAACGAATATTCTTGCATGCTTGGCTGTAAAGAGTTTGGGCGTCAAGAAAACCATTGCAGCAGTAGAAAACTTCGACTATGTAGACATGGCAGCCAATTTGGACATTGGTACCATCATCAACAAGAAGGCAATTGCCGCAGGCTACATCTATCAGATGCTGCTCGATGCCAACGTAGACAACGTGCGCTTCCTTATGTCTGTCGATGCCGACGTTGCCGAATTCATTCCCGTTCAAGGCTCTAAGATAACGCAAAAGCCTATCAAGGACATGAATTTGCCAAGCGGAATGACCATTGGCGGACTGGTTCGCCACGAGGAGGGTATGCTCGTTTCGGGTAATACGCAAATTGAGGCGGGCGACATTGTAGTCGTATTCTGCTACAATACCAACATGAAGAAGGTGGAACAACTGTTCAATTAA
- the dxs gene encoding 1-deoxy-D-xylulose-5-phosphate synthase — MSNENTFKLLNKIDSPADLRKLSIDELPILCEELRKDIIHEVAVNPGHLASSLGATEITVACHYVFNTPDDRIVWDVGHQAYGHKILTHRRECFCENRKKDGLMPFPSPKESEYDTFTCGHASNSISAALGMAVAAKMTNHPERHVVAIIGDGAMSGGLAFEGLNNASSQPNDLLIILNDNDMSIDRAVGGMQQYLLNLDTNETYNRLRFKASQWLHAKGILNDKRRKGIIRLNNAIKSALAQQQNLFEGMDIRYFGPFDGHDVKEVVRVLNQLKDMKGPKLLHLHTTKGKGYEPAEKSATVWHAPGKFDPETGQRLVQDDSNKPPKFQDVFGHTLLELARSNPRIVGVTPAMPTGCSMNIMMKEMADRTFDVGIAEGHAMTFSAGMAKDGLQPFCNIYSSFAQRAYDNIIHDTAILNLPVVLCLDRAGLVGEDGATHHGAFDMAFLRPIPNVTIASPMDEHELRRLMFTAQLPEKGFFVIRYPRGGGVLVDWQCPLEEVKVGTGRKLYDKTFGTDQEKATKSIAILTIGPVGHDAQKAIEELEQENKCTGRIAHYDMRFLKPIDENILEEVGQNFSKVITVEDGAKNGGLGTAVMEWLNEHNHNIHVQRLALPDEFIEQGTVQQLRQLCGIDKDSIKREIEKRL, encoded by the coding sequence ATGTCGAACGAGAATACTTTCAAACTTTTAAACAAGATTGACTCGCCTGCCGATTTAAGAAAATTGAGCATAGACGAGCTCCCTATACTATGCGAAGAACTGCGCAAGGACATCATTCACGAGGTGGCTGTAAACCCCGGACACCTCGCATCGAGTCTTGGCGCAACCGAAATAACCGTAGCCTGCCATTACGTTTTCAATACACCTGACGACAGAATTGTATGGGACGTAGGACATCAGGCATACGGACACAAGATTTTAACGCATCGTCGCGAATGCTTCTGCGAGAACAGAAAGAAAGACGGACTTATGCCTTTCCCCTCTCCAAAAGAAAGCGAATACGACACGTTTACTTGTGGGCACGCTTCCAATTCCATTTCAGCAGCATTGGGAATGGCAGTAGCTGCCAAGATGACAAACCACCCCGAACGCCACGTAGTTGCCATTATCGGCGACGGAGCGATGAGCGGTGGCTTGGCTTTCGAGGGCTTGAACAATGCTTCGAGCCAGCCCAACGACTTACTCATCATCTTGAACGACAACGACATGTCGATAGACAGAGCCGTTGGCGGTATGCAACAATACCTGCTCAACCTCGATACGAACGAAACTTACAACAGGCTTCGTTTCAAGGCATCGCAATGGTTGCACGCCAAAGGCATACTGAACGACAAGCGACGCAAGGGCATTATTCGTCTGAACAACGCCATCAAGTCGGCTCTTGCCCAACAGCAGAACCTCTTCGAGGGTATGGACATACGCTACTTCGGACCATTCGACGGGCACGATGTCAAGGAAGTGGTAAGGGTGTTGAACCAACTTAAGGATATGAAAGGCCCCAAACTGCTGCACCTGCACACCACGAAAGGCAAGGGATACGAACCTGCCGAGAAGAGCGCAACGGTGTGGCACGCACCTGGAAAGTTCGACCCCGAAACAGGACAGCGTCTTGTGCAGGACGACAGCAATAAGCCACCAAAGTTCCAAGATGTGTTTGGGCACACTCTTTTAGAGCTTGCAAGAAGCAATCCACGCATTGTTGGCGTTACGCCTGCCATGCCGACAGGCTGCTCAATGAACATTATGATGAAGGAAATGGCAGACCGCACCTTCGACGTAGGTATTGCCGAAGGACACGCCATGACCTTCTCGGCAGGTATGGCAAAGGACGGCTTGCAACCATTCTGCAACATTTACAGTTCTTTCGCACAACGCGCTTACGACAACATCATTCACGATACCGCCATCTTGAACCTCCCCGTTGTACTCTGCTTAGACCGCGCAGGACTCGTTGGCGAAGATGGAGCAACCCATCACGGTGCTTTCGATATGGCTTTCTTGCGCCCTATCCCGAACGTTACCATTGCTTCGCCAATGGACGAGCACGAATTGCGCCGACTTATGTTTACTGCCCAATTGCCCGAAAAAGGTTTCTTCGTGATAAGATACCCTCGTGGCGGTGGCGTACTGGTGGATTGGCAATGCCCATTAGAAGAGGTAAAAGTGGGCACAGGACGTAAACTTTACGACAAGACTTTCGGCACCGACCAAGAGAAAGCTACGAAAAGCATAGCCATTCTTACCATTGGCCCTGTGGGACACGATGCGCAGAAAGCAATCGAGGAGTTGGAACAAGAAAACAAATGCACAGGTCGCATTGCCCACTACGATATGCGTTTCTTGAAGCCAATAGACGAAAACATACTCGAAGAGGTAGGACAGAACTTTTCGAAAGTCATCACCGTGGAAGACGGAGCGAAGAACGGCGGACTCGGAACAGCCGTTATGGAATGGCTGAACGAGCACAACCACAACATACACGTGCAAAGGTTAGCCCTTCCCGATGAATTTATCGAGCAGGGAACAGTGCAGCAACTCCGCCAATTGTGTGGAATTGACAAGGACAGCATAAAGCGGGAAATAGAAAAAAGATTGTAA
- a CDS encoding DUF4840 domain-containing protein: protein MKKNLSKIMLVAFAGIAMLGMTSCNADEPENDLTPAEAQAAYESVKGEYTGYVFFNKRKNNSHELEKDSLPVSVSLNSGTMLTIKNLPTKAIAGILENGNLKKAIEEAGAIDLKCNIGFMRKDPVTMLVNPLPATFKINYNGKEQEIKTLFLINSKSSAAQAVGKDKLAMQIIQMAGMYLGERRVAIETGNTPLLFKLKR from the coding sequence ATGAAGAAGAATTTAAGCAAAATTATGTTGGTTGCATTTGCTGGCATAGCAATGCTCGGTATGACATCATGCAACGCTGACGAACCAGAAAACGATCTTACTCCTGCAGAAGCCCAAGCTGCATACGAAAGTGTAAAGGGCGAATACACGGGATACGTATTTTTCAACAAGAGAAAAAACAATTCACACGAATTAGAAAAAGACAGTCTGCCCGTTTCGGTAAGCCTCAACTCTGGCACTATGCTCACTATTAAGAACCTTCCCACCAAGGCAATTGCAGGAATATTAGAAAACGGAAACCTGAAAAAAGCAATAGAAGAAGCTGGAGCCATCGACCTAAAATGCAACATAGGCTTTATGCGTAAAGACCCTGTAACAATGTTAGTAAATCCGCTTCCTGCTACTTTCAAAATAAACTACAACGGCAAGGAGCAAGAAATCAAGACACTTTTCCTAATTAATAGCAAAAGTTCGGCAGCACAAGCTGTCGGAAAAGACAAGCTGGCAATGCAAATCATTCAAATGGCAGGTATGTATCTCGGCGAGCGACGTGTTGCAATCGAAACAGGAAACACACCTTTGCTGTTCAAACTGAAACGCTAA